A genomic region of Solibacillus isronensis contains the following coding sequences:
- a CDS encoding GGDEF domain-containing protein, translating to MTLTLLILSAIFVFEKISISKKVSSSMAQLDTILAITGFVIIAVGTFGIELEVFSNVIAIGFIALGAAMIGVGTTIKADSKVDIVMGVFAVMLVIPFANYGGAFCLALYLFMIKGKEKGAEAHILGVAMMISFIALLLKSVELASFVMIVYLITLKMAHLETIISMLRHVGNNVVTDALTGLFNRRWMFKQLEKLIEKNGEVGVIFIDIDNFKKLNDTKGHDYGDLVLKKIGEIMRQEVGATAWGVRYGGEELVALVSKEVRTEALAKKILERVRKEVQVTLSVGVALLDGQEMTPDQIIKVADERMYYSKNNGKNRITTGNQAEPVEQP from the coding sequence ATGACACTAACATTATTAATTTTAAGTGCCATTTTCGTATTCGAAAAAATTAGTATAAGCAAAAAGGTTAGCAGCAGCATGGCACAACTAGACACAATCTTGGCAATTACAGGGTTTGTTATCATAGCTGTTGGAACGTTTGGCATTGAGTTAGAGGTATTTTCCAATGTAATAGCTATAGGATTTATCGCATTGGGCGCGGCTATGATTGGTGTGGGTACGACAATTAAAGCTGATAGCAAAGTTGATATTGTAATGGGCGTATTCGCGGTAATGCTTGTAATTCCATTTGCGAACTACGGTGGTGCGTTCTGTCTAGCTTTATATCTTTTCATGATTAAAGGGAAAGAAAAAGGAGCTGAAGCGCACATTTTAGGTGTCGCTATGATGATTTCATTTATTGCTCTGTTATTAAAATCAGTAGAGCTTGCCAGCTTCGTGATGATCGTTTACTTAATTACATTAAAAATGGCGCACTTAGAAACCATCATCAGTATGCTACGTCATGTTGGGAATAACGTAGTAACCGATGCCTTAACCGGTTTATTCAATCGTCGCTGGATGTTCAAACAATTAGAAAAGCTGATTGAAAAGAATGGTGAAGTAGGCGTTATCTTCATCGACATTGATAACTTCAAGAAATTAAACGATACAAAAGGGCATGATTACGGCGATCTTGTATTGAAAAAGATTGGCGAAATTATGCGACAAGAAGTTGGGGCTACAGCTTGGGGCGTTCGTTATGGTGGCGAGGAATTAGTTGCACTCGTAAGTAAGGAAGTCCGTACTGAAGCTCTCGCTAAAAAGATTTTAGAACGAGTACGTAAAGAGGTGCAAGTAACATTAAGTGTTGGTGTGGCTTTATTAGACGGACAGGAAATGACGCCGGACCAAATTATTAAAGTTGCTGACGAGCGGATGTACTACTCTAAAAACAACGGTAAAAACCGAATTACTACAGGCAATCAAGCAGAGCCAGTAGAACAACCATAG
- a CDS encoding DUF5704 domain-containing protein, with translation MSYSSLRKTGIALCILFLFISTLLIPNVVEADEWSNAYDYLIPAPSQSVTYEIIEENGKQLKRYSIKGIRLDDNPKIFSTPYGKESIYDIYTRNPNAVGTYIQELYTKYSFNDPSIKQHTGWALDFKKYQGSSWGDSLPASTTNGYINEWYSLDEVKNGLAEMEHLFDADLKAKLASMNKSEKVLKTTSDSRDARIRKWQLPVGGLYSPESGKTNPQTGNMFILYYDNEVFLDVTLQVDVECKEDCGPPPTPPPTTGGVCTIDFSASNASSMNRSYLQASPNGSIYSSTGEFDAVQGIPTSENLTVEASTEEYLFDQQFQQKSGKVTYSGINAKKEVTLKWTEEKITGTGKDQKKENIPKSEKVTVETTVNGIQRNFSYWESPRYDVWKAASADFTNYALPNGSQNVPVSLSVTANARHSSVIENHVFPKPCPEIVLPATTVDGGKTKPSPPDISGEAKGAAEAAIGQPDVKNDSVTFKGSTLMSDAMTTSNGPTPSNTPMPSRVTAKRSNLTIDRTKTNYFRAPSTGRFNYSLVFSLGGASNKSFNFGVNDVTVHTPTVIYASTSDDKEHDQRINPPLRSTPVNSDTEIAALILDRQFTVKMPTTGQHRNIPGYGKRDYQKWIKEKMVKFPFDVYSETKQSYYPANTWIKVPVDMQEAKFYMPVWVTEGRYKVEFKAIAENAPASNGMEEKEANKTIPNGNVEGHPSAAHTATDSLTVDVVGRLYDLQITDVTDHNWQYMFRQLDNLTPTGNKFNVGLKNIDGAVRGNVERFTLPLSHASNTNGLINNAVKLGYTFKFDVKTKGDMQSNTDAIRIKPTFFFVSNDGRNRQEVDLYYNDNRNIFVKVGSTEDNIYREVALNETSRFVPNNELTNNAYQYFDNAERYGLKEIAQDYFRTGFATHYMRKMSKEAVQTGPYAWQLLNWKLRTFRGPNENVVGASATMVPKPDLVTKEQTWYGEYSLPSKTYAIPKGSNLATVGAVDDTHSIFLKNGYIVVNFDVQTINEGDTANPYLSYTKAKYMSQWRMEGGKTQFTDGYGYDFAVNEGDMIYYHANQSVELDFSSSVTH, from the coding sequence ATGAGTTATAGTTCTCTTAGAAAAACAGGAATAGCATTATGTATTTTATTCCTGTTTATATCTACCTTATTAATTCCAAATGTGGTAGAAGCGGACGAGTGGTCAAACGCCTATGATTATTTAATTCCTGCACCTTCTCAATCTGTAACCTATGAAATAATTGAAGAAAACGGAAAACAGTTAAAAAGGTACTCCATTAAAGGTATACGTTTAGACGACAATCCTAAAATTTTTAGTACTCCATATGGTAAAGAGTCGATTTATGATATTTATACTCGAAATCCAAATGCAGTAGGAACTTATATTCAAGAACTGTACACTAAATACTCTTTTAACGACCCATCAATTAAACAACATACAGGTTGGGCTCTTGACTTCAAAAAATATCAAGGTTCATCATGGGGAGATTCTCTACCTGCAAGTACCACTAATGGGTATATCAACGAATGGTACTCTTTAGATGAAGTGAAAAATGGCTTAGCTGAAATGGAGCATTTGTTTGATGCAGATTTAAAAGCAAAACTAGCATCAATGAATAAAAGTGAAAAGGTACTAAAAACAACATCTGATTCAAGAGACGCACGTATTCGTAAATGGCAACTACCAGTTGGTGGTCTTTATAGTCCAGAATCAGGCAAAACCAATCCTCAAACGGGGAATATGTTTATTTTGTACTATGATAATGAAGTATTCCTTGATGTTACTTTACAAGTAGATGTTGAATGTAAGGAAGACTGTGGACCACCTCCAACACCACCACCAACTACGGGCGGTGTATGTACAATTGATTTTAGTGCTTCAAATGCTTCATCAATGAACCGGAGTTATTTACAAGCATCACCGAATGGCTCAATTTATTCAAGTACAGGCGAATTTGATGCCGTACAAGGTATTCCAACATCGGAAAACTTAACTGTTGAGGCAAGTACTGAAGAATATCTATTTGACCAACAATTCCAACAAAAGTCCGGTAAAGTTACATATAGCGGCATTAACGCCAAAAAGGAAGTAACATTAAAGTGGACGGAAGAAAAAATAACAGGTACAGGGAAAGATCAAAAAAAGGAAAATATACCGAAAAGTGAAAAGGTAACCGTTGAGACTACTGTAAACGGTATTCAACGTAATTTCTCTTACTGGGAATCACCTAGATACGATGTGTGGAAAGCTGCTTCTGCAGACTTTACAAACTACGCATTACCGAATGGTTCTCAAAATGTTCCTGTTTCCCTGTCAGTGACGGCAAATGCTAGACATAGTAGCGTTATAGAAAATCATGTATTCCCTAAACCATGTCCTGAAATCGTTTTACCTGCTACTACAGTAGATGGAGGTAAAACAAAACCATCACCGCCGGACATCTCAGGTGAAGCAAAAGGAGCGGCCGAAGCGGCTATTGGTCAACCAGATGTGAAAAATGATTCAGTTACATTTAAAGGTAGTACTTTAATGTCGGATGCCATGACAACATCAAATGGTCCGACGCCATCGAACACACCAATGCCTAGTCGTGTAACAGCAAAACGTAGTAATTTAACGATTGATCGAACAAAAACAAACTATTTCCGCGCTCCAAGTACAGGACGATTTAATTATAGTTTAGTGTTCTCTTTGGGCGGCGCATCTAATAAGAGTTTTAATTTTGGAGTTAATGATGTAACGGTACATACACCGACAGTTATTTATGCATCAACTTCTGACGACAAAGAGCATGACCAACGAATTAATCCGCCATTACGTTCAACGCCGGTTAATTCAGATACAGAAATAGCGGCATTAATTTTAGACCGTCAATTTACTGTTAAGATGCCAACAACAGGACAGCATCGAAATATACCTGGTTATGGCAAACGTGATTATCAAAAATGGATTAAAGAGAAAATGGTGAAATTCCCATTCGATGTTTATTCTGAAACAAAACAAAGCTATTACCCTGCTAATACGTGGATTAAAGTACCTGTAGATATGCAGGAGGCAAAATTCTATATGCCTGTTTGGGTAACGGAAGGACGCTATAAAGTAGAATTTAAGGCTATCGCGGAAAACGCACCTGCTAGTAACGGTATGGAAGAAAAAGAAGCCAATAAGACGATTCCAAATGGCAACGTTGAAGGGCATCCATCAGCCGCGCATACAGCAACAGATTCATTAACAGTCGATGTTGTAGGTCGCTTATATGACTTACAAATTACCGATGTAACGGATCACAATTGGCAGTACATGTTTAGACAGCTTGATAACTTAACACCGACTGGCAACAAATTCAATGTTGGCTTGAAAAACATTGACGGTGCTGTTAGAGGAAATGTTGAGCGATTCACTTTACCTTTATCACACGCAAGCAACACGAACGGTTTAATTAACAATGCTGTTAAATTAGGTTATACGTTCAAATTCGATGTGAAAACAAAAGGTGATATGCAATCCAATACAGACGCGATTCGCATTAAGCCAACGTTCTTCTTTGTAAGTAACGATGGACGCAATCGCCAGGAAGTAGATTTATATTACAACGATAACCGCAACATTTTTGTAAAAGTTGGCTCAACAGAGGACAACATTTATCGTGAAGTCGCGTTAAATGAAACAAGTCGCTTTGTGCCAAACAATGAGCTAACAAACAATGCCTACCAATACTTTGATAATGCAGAGCGTTACGGATTAAAAGAAATTGCACAAGATTATTTCCGTACAGGCTTTGCTACTCACTATATGAGAAAAATGTCTAAAGAAGCGGTGCAAACTGGACCTTACGCTTGGCAATTACTCAATTGGAAACTTCGCACTTTCCGAGGACCAAATGAAAATGTGGTCGGAGCATCAGCTACGATGGTTCCGAAACCAGACTTAGTAACTAAAGAGCAAACGTGGTACGGCGAGTACAGCTTACCATCAAAGACATATGCAATCCCGAAAGGTTCTAATTTAGCAACAGTAGGGGCAGTTGACGATACACATAGTATTTTCCTTAAAAATGGCTACATTGTCGTAAACTTCGATGTGCAAACGATCAATGAGGGCGACACAGCGAATCCTTATTTAAGCTATACAAAAGCTAAATACATGAGTCAATGGCGCATGGAAGGTGGAAAAACGCAATTTACTGACGGCTACGGTTACGATTTCGCAGTTAATGAAGGCGATATGATTTACTATCATGCCAATCAGTCAGTTGAACTCGATTTTTCATCTAGCGTTACTCATTAA
- a CDS encoding S-layer homology domain-containing protein, which yields MKNKLLLSAIALSIATPAIVMPIGGTTHEVEAATYKKIFKDVTTKNVNYDIIHSMAAERIIKGYDDNTFRGGNAITRYQVATLVYRYMGEKLPVVKPNVKIPSDVTPKSDHYDAAVALLKADLLKPDANGKLNPNKPISRAEMAKILVVGFDVKIKAQYDFADTIEGDAETRDYVRALYSNGITTGYLEDATFRPAESLTRQQFAVFMHRSINIDPNFEAKPIEIPKEEGVIEIPTTGYNPYELSLEKTPASEYEKYSDKYSDIKTDKLKSPKVGNFSAEELYNFQSQQLSMYKEYLKADKNLGVPSTSLQEIFVEAFAKSEGITTGEMVKILNYVQSTGAVYKGNKMAIYYKFSDINNAYSFYLVERTR from the coding sequence ATGAAAAACAAATTATTATTATCAGCAATCGCATTATCAATCGCAACACCGGCAATCGTAATGCCGATCGGTGGAACAACTCACGAAGTTGAAGCTGCTACATATAAGAAAATATTTAAAGACGTTACAACGAAAAATGTAAACTACGACATTATTCATTCAATGGCTGCAGAAAGAATTATTAAAGGTTATGACGATAATACATTCCGAGGCGGAAATGCCATTACACGTTATCAAGTGGCAACTTTAGTCTATCGCTATATGGGTGAAAAATTACCGGTGGTTAAACCTAACGTGAAAATCCCAAGTGATGTAACACCTAAGAGTGATCACTACGATGCAGCTGTCGCTTTATTAAAAGCTGACTTATTAAAACCGGATGCTAACGGTAAGTTAAACCCGAATAAGCCGATTAGCCGAGCGGAAATGGCAAAAATCCTAGTTGTAGGTTTTGATGTGAAAATCAAAGCACAATACGACTTTGCTGACACAATTGAGGGTGACGCGGAAACACGCGACTATGTACGAGCTCTTTATTCGAATGGTATTACAACAGGTTATTTAGAGGATGCTACGTTCCGTCCTGCAGAATCATTAACACGTCAACAATTCGCGGTATTTATGCACCGTTCAATTAATATTGATCCAAACTTTGAGGCAAAACCAATTGAAATACCTAAAGAAGAGGGAGTTATTGAAATCCCAACGACTGGCTATAATCCTTATGAATTGAGCTTAGAAAAAACGCCAGCTTCTGAATATGAAAAGTACAGTGATAAATATTCAGATATTAAAACAGATAAGTTAAAATCACCAAAAGTAGGTAATTTTTCAGCAGAGGAATTATATAATTTTCAATCGCAACAATTATCAATGTATAAAGAATATTTAAAGGCGGATAAAAATTTAGGTGTACCATCAACATCTTTACAAGAAATATTTGTTGAGGCTTTTGCAAAAAGCGAAGGTATTACAACAGGTGAAATGGTGAAAATCTTAAATTATGTTCAAAGTACCGGTGCGGTTTATAAAGGTAATAAAATGGCCATCTACTATAAGTTTTCAGATATTAATAATGCTTATTCATTCTACCTGGTAGAGAGAACTAGATAA
- a CDS encoding ATPase, T2SS/T4P/T4SS family, with translation MIQTSSLNLLLIIAIGLFALAFIFLKLTQARKESEIANKKKSYIPQQELTVEELKNYVSKKMIDITTKSLYLDNVTEEEFKRSQSRRKELKNALKNCNTGDLSAKTYVREYIYDLLVKDKKINEELVGLVIPFDNSAEMTAREKFETMLYVNEKKHGYKALSAIIARYKWDVKNETGSYIVTEDHIHNAYKQEMKNQKLSYQDKMRIVSQVVYSHYKGFGLIDEIRDMQIDGVSAGVSGYKSQTTVNEISDDDFLSMAKSKETTFSNLRSIWVMNKGKTIHFAFLEFDSESELRRIVTNAYKYGYPGQLSETNPAIINEMADGSRVTAARPKLTESWAVFIRKKYEAKKLGLPDLFKQDNSQIAIELLRLLMRSKRTVAVTGAQGSGKTTLLMALIEHIHTELKLRIQETKFELNLRNLYPGRNILSFQETETYSGQDGLDLQKKTDGDVTVLGEVATDPVAAWMIQTSQVASEFTLFTHHAKTFKDLVFALRNSLLKTGMFSNERVAEQQVISVLEFDVHMVQIHATGERIIERITECVPIDQTDEHLKILDRLDGSKEKDVRALISLATTFFQQQTQTQQFKENTILEYRDGAYVAVNPISEERMKRMMLHLSKEDAEDFKELMSKSWGLAL, from the coding sequence ATGATACAAACTAGCTCACTGAACCTTTTATTAATTATAGCGATTGGATTGTTCGCATTAGCCTTCATCTTTTTGAAGCTTACACAAGCTAGAAAAGAATCAGAAATTGCGAATAAAAAGAAATCGTACATTCCACAACAAGAATTAACAGTTGAGGAATTGAAAAACTACGTTAGTAAGAAAATGATTGATATTACTACGAAAAGCCTGTATTTAGACAACGTTACCGAAGAAGAATTTAAACGTAGTCAGAGTAGACGTAAAGAATTGAAAAATGCTTTAAAGAACTGTAATACAGGTGATCTTTCTGCTAAAACTTACGTGCGTGAGTACATTTACGACCTCTTGGTAAAAGATAAAAAAATCAATGAGGAATTAGTTGGGTTAGTCATTCCATTTGATAATTCAGCCGAAATGACAGCTCGTGAAAAATTTGAAACGATGCTGTATGTAAATGAAAAGAAACATGGTTACAAAGCGTTATCAGCTATCATTGCCCGTTATAAATGGGATGTTAAAAATGAAACTGGTAGCTATATCGTTACTGAGGACCACATTCACAATGCGTATAAGCAAGAAATGAAAAACCAAAAGCTTTCATATCAAGATAAGATGCGAATTGTTTCACAAGTCGTATATAGCCATTACAAAGGGTTTGGCCTTATCGATGAAATTCGAGATATGCAAATTGACGGTGTATCAGCTGGTGTAAGTGGTTATAAATCTCAAACAACAGTAAATGAAATTTCAGATGATGATTTCTTATCAATGGCAAAAAGTAAAGAAACCACATTTTCTAACCTACGTAGTATTTGGGTGATGAATAAAGGTAAAACAATTCACTTTGCTTTCCTTGAATTTGATTCGGAATCAGAGTTACGCCGAATTGTTACAAATGCTTATAAATACGGTTATCCGGGCCAACTTTCTGAAACAAATCCAGCCATCATTAATGAAATGGCTGACGGTTCACGTGTTACTGCTGCAAGACCTAAACTAACAGAATCATGGGCTGTATTCATTCGTAAAAAATATGAAGCTAAAAAACTAGGCTTACCGGATCTTTTCAAACAAGACAATTCACAGATTGCAATTGAATTACTTCGCCTACTAATGCGCAGTAAAAGAACAGTAGCCGTAACAGGGGCGCAGGGTTCTGGTAAAACAACGTTATTAATGGCTTTAATAGAGCACATTCATACAGAGTTAAAGCTTCGTATTCAAGAAACAAAATTCGAATTAAATCTACGTAACCTCTATCCGGGCCGAAATATTTTAAGTTTCCAAGAAACAGAAACGTATAGCGGTCAAGATGGATTGGATTTACAAAAGAAAACTGACGGTGACGTTACGGTGTTAGGGGAAGTAGCAACGGACCCTGTTGCTGCATGGATGATTCAAACATCACAGGTAGCTTCTGAATTTACACTATTTACTCACCATGCCAAAACATTTAAAGACCTGGTATTCGCTCTACGTAACTCATTATTAAAAACTGGTATGTTCAGTAACGAGCGTGTAGCCGAGCAACAAGTAATCAGTGTACTGGAGTTCGATGTTCATATGGTTCAAATTCATGCAACAGGTGAGCGTATTATCGAGCGTATTACTGAATGTGTGCCAATCGATCAAACAGATGAGCATTTAAAAATCTTAGATCGTTTGGACGGCTCAAAGGAGAAGGATGTACGAGCTTTAATTAGCCTCGCAACAACGTTCTTCCAGCAACAGACTCAAACACAGCAATTTAAAGAAAATACAATTCTTGAATATCGTGACGGTGCGTATGTCGCTGTTAATCCGATCTCTGAGGAACGTATGAAACGCATGATGCTTCATTTATCTAAAGAAGATGCTGAGGACTTTAAAGAGCTTATGAGTAAGTCATGGGGGCTTGCACTATGA